The proteins below are encoded in one region of Vulpes lagopus strain Blue_001 chromosome 10, ASM1834538v1, whole genome shotgun sequence:
- the MARVELD3 gene encoding MARVEL domain-containing protein 3 isoform X1, whose protein sequence is MGDTPGAREPRARPEERDPERQPRPDRGRHPERQRDRPGDRRRERNGAERGDGHRGRGRGRGRGRDRDARQDGGRGAGEKARRSRARDAPRSPACAAAPPPWPAPWETPAPPPQRKERLGPRGPACEPTSGRYLPSNPRSGLEEVEYYQSEAEGLLECHKCRYLCTGRGVVQIVEVILNGMVLMCVVASYFVLAGFSASFTSGGGFGNNYYSPFEGTELEQVRQLDQQYTVLRAPLIYGGVAVSLGLGVLTMGVLLQGAKSLTKLWGKWLLLEAAFSLLAALSYGAGIGIYLHVALQINSTDTCRARARLYARKGLTWMNCELAGTDGAAATFACLLVIMYGASVVLALRSHREQQRRKEGQAQPREYHEGPEYLWSGTL, encoded by the exons ATGGGGGATACGCCGGGGGCTCGCgagccccgggcccggccggAAGAGCGGGACCCGGAGCGGCAGCCCCGCCCGGACCGAGGCCGTCACCCCGAGCGCCAGCGGGACAGACCCGGCGACCGGCGCCGGGAGAGGAACGGGGCCGAGCGCGGGGACGGGcaccggggcaggggcaggggcaggggcaggggccgggacCGGGACGCTCGCCAGGACGGCGGCCGCGGAGCCGGGGAGAAGGCCCGCAGGAGCCGGGCGCGGGAcgccccccggagccccgcctGCGCCGCTGCCCCGCCGCCCTGGCCCGCGCCCTGGGAGACCCCGGCGCCGCCGCCCCAGAGGAAGGAGCGCCTGGGGCCCCGCGGCCCGGCATG TGAACCCACTTCAGGGAGATACCTGCCCTCGAACCCCAGGTCTGGACTAGAGGAAGTGGAATATTACCAGTCAGAGGCTGAAGGACTCCTGGAATGCCATAAATGCAGATACCTGTGCACTGGGAGAG GTGTGGTACAGATAGTGGAGGTGATACTGAATGGGATGGTTCTCATGTGTGTCGTGGCCTCCTACTTTGTCCTTGCTGGATTCAGCGCCAGCTTCACCAGTGGTGGCGGCTTTGGAAACAACTACTACTCCCCATTTGAGGGCACGGAGCTGGAGCAGGTTCGGCAGCTGGACCAGCAGTATACGGTCCTCCGGGCACCTCTGATTTATGGTGGCGTGGCTGTGTCTCTGGGGCTGGGTGTCCTCACTATGGGTGTTTTACTCCAAGGAGCCAAAAGCCTAACCAAACTGTGGGGGAAGTGGCTCCTCCTGGAGGCCGCCTTCAGCCTCCTGGCGGCTCTGAGCTACGGCGCAGGCATTGGCATTTACCTCCACGTAGCCTTGCAGATCAATTCCACCGACACTTGCAGAGCACGAGCGAGGCTCTATGCCCGCAAGGGTCTCACCTGGATGAACTGCGAGCTGGCAGGCACAGACGGAGCAGCAGCCACCTTTGCCTGTCTCCTGGTGATCATGTATGGGGCCAGCGTGGTGCTGGCGCTGCGGAGCCACCGGGAGCAGCAGCGCCGCAAGGAGGGCCAGGCGCAGCCCCGAGAGTACCATGAGGGCCCGGAGTACCTGTGGTCAGGAACTCTCTGA
- the MARVELD3 gene encoding MARVEL domain-containing protein 3 isoform X2, with protein MGDTPGAREPRARPEERDPERQPRPDRGRHPERQRDRPGDRRRERNGAERGDGHRGRGRGRGRGRDRDARQDGGRGAGEKARRSRARDAPRSPACAAAPPPWPAPWETPAPPPQRKERLGPRGPACEPTSGRYLPSNPRSGLEEVEYYQSEAEGLLECHKCRYLCTGRACCQMLEALLNLLILACSSVSYGSTGGYTGLPSLGGIYYYQFGGAYSGFDGAAGERAQQLDVQFYQLKLPTVTTAMACSGALMAFCCLLVLLGVLRVPWHCPLWLVAEGLLDVLIAAAHVPALYFYFQRLSAAYASPVCKEREALYQSKGYSGFSCSLHGGDIGAGIFAALSTGVFAVGAVLAIRGYRKVMKLKEKPAEMLEF; from the exons ATGGGGGATACGCCGGGGGCTCGCgagccccgggcccggccggAAGAGCGGGACCCGGAGCGGCAGCCCCGCCCGGACCGAGGCCGTCACCCCGAGCGCCAGCGGGACAGACCCGGCGACCGGCGCCGGGAGAGGAACGGGGCCGAGCGCGGGGACGGGcaccggggcaggggcaggggcaggggcaggggccgggacCGGGACGCTCGCCAGGACGGCGGCCGCGGAGCCGGGGAGAAGGCCCGCAGGAGCCGGGCGCGGGAcgccccccggagccccgcctGCGCCGCTGCCCCGCCGCCCTGGCCCGCGCCCTGGGAGACCCCGGCGCCGCCGCCCCAGAGGAAGGAGCGCCTGGGGCCCCGCGGCCCGGCATG TGAACCCACTTCAGGGAGATACCTGCCCTCGAACCCCAGGTCTGGACTAGAGGAAGTGGAATATTACCAGTCAGAGGCTGAAGGACTCCTGGAATGCCATAAATGCAGATACCTGTGCACTGGGAGAG CCTGCTGCCAGATGCTGGAGGCGCTCCTGAACTTGTTGATCCTGGCCTGCAGCTCTGTGTCTTACGGCTCCACAGGGGGCTACACGGGCCTCCCCAGCCTGGGGGGCATTTACTACTACCAGTTCGGAGGGGCTTACAGTGGCTTCGACGGCGCGGCTGGGGAGAGAGCGCAGCAGCTGGACGTCCAGTTCTACCAGCTGAAGCTGCCCACCGTCACCACGGCCATGGCCTGCAGCGGGGCCCTCATGGCCTTCTGCTGCCTCCTCGTGCTCCTGGGCGTGCTGCGGGTGCCGTGGCACTGCCCCCTGTGGCTGGTGGCCGAAGGCCTGCTGGACGTGCTCATTGCCGCGGCCCACGTCCCCGCTCTGTACTTCTACTTCCAGCGCCTGTCGGCCGCCTACGCCTCCCCCGTGTGTAAAGAGAGGGAGGCGCTGTACCAAAGCAAAGGCTACAGCGGCTTCAGCTGCAGTCTCCACGGGGGGGACATAGGAGCTGGAATCTTTGCTGCCCTGAGCACTGGGGTCTTTGCCGTGGGGGCCGTGCTGGCCATCAGGGGTTACCGAAAAGTCATGAAGCTGAAGGAGAAGCCTGCAGAGATGTTGGAGTTTTAG